Proteins encoded by one window of Mesorhizobium sp. INR15:
- the rimI gene encoding ribosomal protein S18-alanine N-acetyltransferase encodes MRIPFLQPRRRDYALGQLTIADSPAVSLLHREDFVRPWTDGEFAALLEQNTVFGYAARETGQGSKPPVGFVLARLAAGEGEILTVAVARSHRRQGLGWQLMDAVLRELHAQRAEALFLEVDETNVAAIALYRRLGFREVGKRPNYYKSPEHGPTGALVMRRDLR; translated from the coding sequence ATGCGCATTCCCTTTCTCCAACCACGCCGCCGGGACTATGCGCTTGGGCAATTGACAATCGCAGACAGCCCGGCGGTCTCGCTGCTGCACCGCGAGGATTTTGTCCGGCCGTGGACCGATGGCGAATTCGCCGCACTGCTCGAACAAAACACGGTGTTCGGCTATGCCGCGCGTGAAACCGGGCAGGGCTCCAAACCGCCTGTCGGCTTCGTGCTGGCGCGGCTGGCGGCGGGCGAGGGTGAGATCCTGACTGTTGCCGTGGCGCGCTCGCACCGCAGGCAGGGGCTGGGCTGGCAATTGATGGATGCAGTACTGCGTGAATTGCATGCGCAGCGTGCCGAGGCTCTGTTCCTTGAGGTGGATGAAACCAACGTTGCCGCAATCGCGCTCTATCGGCGGCTGGGCTTCCGAGAGGTTGGTAAGCGTCCCAATTACTACAAGTCTCCGGAACATGGTCCGACAGGCGCGCTTGTCATGCGCCGCGATCTTCGCTAG
- the tsaB gene encoding tRNA (adenosine(37)-N6)-threonylcarbamoyltransferase complex dimerization subunit type 1 TsaB: MKLLAIDCAATLCAACVYDAAAGQELGRSVLDLGKGHAEHLMAVIDAALKESRAGYADLGAVAVSIGPGSFTGLRVGVSAARGLALALKIPAIGVTTLEALAAQAATTFPGRTVLAVLDAGREEIHAALYDELLGLTYGPAVTSLSEAVAMATDTSAALAGTAAARIATTARRAFDIGPEAATADIAVYARLAATKGAGEKPKPLYLRGADAKPQAGFILSRQNT; the protein is encoded by the coding sequence ATGAAATTGCTTGCCATCGACTGTGCCGCCACTCTCTGCGCCGCTTGCGTCTATGATGCCGCGGCCGGGCAGGAGCTTGGCCGTTCGGTGCTCGATCTCGGCAAGGGCCACGCCGAGCACCTGATGGCGGTGATCGATGCGGCCTTGAAGGAGAGCCGGGCCGGTTATGCCGACCTCGGTGCGGTCGCGGTCTCCATTGGCCCAGGCTCGTTCACGGGCCTGCGTGTCGGTGTCTCGGCGGCACGGGGGCTGGCGCTCGCGCTGAAGATCCCGGCGATCGGGGTGACCACGCTTGAAGCACTGGCGGCGCAGGCTGCCACAACCTTCCCCGGCCGCACCGTCCTAGCGGTGCTGGATGCCGGCCGAGAGGAAATTCATGCCGCGCTTTACGATGAATTGTTAGGTTTGACTTACGGTCCGGCGGTGACTTCGCTTTCCGAAGCTGTCGCCATGGCGACGGACACCTCGGCGGCGCTGGCAGGCACGGCGGCGGCGCGGATTGCCACGACCGCCAGGCGCGCCTTTGATATTGGTCCGGAAGCCGCCACCGCCGATATCGCCGTCTACGCCAGGCTGGCGGCCACAAAAGGCGCGGGCGAAAAGCCGAAACCGCTCTATCTGCGCGGCGCCGACGCCAAGCCCCAGGCGGGTTTCATTCTATCGAGGCAGAATACCTGA
- a CDS encoding DUF1513 domain-containing protein yields MRTNLIDRRDFLRAAGVGFMAAVAPSAWAQTLAADAVFATAFVKRDGSFGAAVLSEAGKVLHAISLPDRGHDVTFDPVSKRSVVFARQPGTFAVVFDHTGRDAPLTIASIPGRHFFGHGVFSSDGALLYATENDFDNAAGVVGVYDARAKFNRIGEFPTYGMGSHELLLLGDGKTLAIANGGIETHPDYGRAELNIATMKPSYVLVDRVSGGLIEKHELPLALHQLSIRHMDADPSGTVWFGCQYRGPGTDRPLLVGRAVRGKDLQLLDMPTDVLSGFRNYIGSVAANSAAGTIAVSSPEGNSLAVIDIASGRIVSANTLVEVCGLAPDRSGFMATTGAGEIIEGNGATRSEPDYVWDNHMLRIEAGA; encoded by the coding sequence TTGAGAACCAACCTGATCGATCGCCGTGATTTCCTCCGCGCTGCCGGTGTCGGCTTCATGGCAGCGGTGGCGCCATCGGCCTGGGCCCAGACGCTTGCCGCCGACGCCGTCTTCGCCACCGCCTTCGTCAAGCGTGACGGCAGCTTTGGTGCCGCTGTGCTGTCCGAGGCCGGCAAGGTGCTGCACGCCATCAGCCTGCCCGATCGCGGCCACGACGTCACGTTCGACCCGGTGTCGAAACGGTCCGTGGTTTTCGCCAGGCAGCCAGGCACCTTCGCTGTCGTGTTCGATCACACTGGCAGGGATGCGCCGCTGACCATCGCCAGCATTCCTGGCCGGCACTTTTTTGGCCATGGCGTGTTTTCGTCCGATGGCGCGCTGCTCTATGCCACCGAGAACGATTTCGATAATGCCGCCGGCGTTGTCGGCGTCTACGATGCGCGGGCGAAATTCAACCGCATCGGAGAGTTCCCGACTTACGGCATGGGCTCGCACGAACTTCTGCTGCTGGGGGATGGCAAAACGCTGGCCATTGCCAATGGCGGCATCGAGACCCATCCCGACTACGGCCGAGCCGAACTCAACATCGCGACCATGAAACCGTCCTATGTGCTGGTCGACCGCGTCAGCGGCGGCCTCATCGAAAAGCACGAACTGCCGCTGGCCCTGCACCAGCTGTCGATCCGCCACATGGATGCCGATCCGTCCGGCACGGTCTGGTTCGGTTGCCAGTACCGGGGGCCGGGCACCGACCGTCCGCTGCTCGTCGGGCGTGCCGTGCGCGGCAAGGATTTGCAACTGCTCGACATGCCGACGGATGTGCTGTCCGGCTTCCGCAATTATATCGGCTCGGTCGCCGCCAATTCCGCCGCCGGCACGATTGCCGTCTCCTCGCCCGAAGGCAATTCGCTGGCTGTTATCGACATTGCCAGCGGGCGCATCGTCAGCGCGAACACGCTCGTCGAGGTTTGTGGCCTGGCCCCAGACCGATCGGGCTTCATGGCGACAACAGGTGCGGGTGAGATCATAGAAGGCAATGGCGCAACGCGCTCCGAACCGGACTATGTCTGGGACAACCACATGCTGCGTATCGAGGCTGGCGCCTGA
- a CDS encoding imelysin family protein, giving the protein MSKRLALAVVFPLALAGMSPAAAAVKASDVIQRAIDGFVRPAYSGLHDHAVSLTKAVRTLCEAPSQQGLDAARGEFSATVEAWSKAEIIGFGPIKENNRLERMLYWPDRKSIGLKQVQAALSDKDPTAIDPVLLAGKSVAMQGLGALEFLLFGDGADALTGKDDAYRCAYGAAIAGNIETMAGDVSDAWNKPDGFAALWANPGPQNALYRDGTEAVTELVGVFINELEMVRDIRLKGFLGGKPEADKPKQAIYWRSQNTARSLAGNLSGVDTLFEASKLGDALQPDNSWMAESIHIQLVNGVSTAQSVKGPIDKVLADPAQRAKLEHFALISSSLSTLFGTRLTTEFGLTAGFSSLDGD; this is encoded by the coding sequence ATGTCGAAACGTCTTGCTCTGGCTGTTGTGTTCCCGCTTGCACTGGCTGGTATGTCGCCGGCGGCGGCCGCCGTGAAGGCATCCGATGTCATCCAGCGCGCCATCGACGGCTTTGTCCGCCCGGCCTATTCCGGGTTGCACGATCATGCAGTCAGCCTGACCAAGGCGGTGCGAACACTCTGCGAGGCGCCGTCGCAACAGGGGCTCGATGCGGCGCGCGGCGAATTCTCGGCTACTGTGGAGGCGTGGTCGAAGGCGGAAATCATTGGTTTCGGGCCGATCAAGGAGAACAACCGGCTGGAGCGCATGCTCTACTGGCCGGACCGCAAGAGCATTGGCCTCAAGCAGGTCCAGGCGGCGTTGTCCGACAAGGACCCAACCGCCATCGACCCGGTGCTGCTGGCCGGAAAGAGCGTCGCCATGCAGGGGCTGGGCGCGCTGGAATTCTTACTTTTTGGCGACGGCGCCGACGCGCTGACGGGCAAGGACGACGCCTATCGCTGTGCCTATGGCGCGGCGATCGCTGGCAATATCGAAACCATGGCCGGCGATGTCAGTGACGCCTGGAACAAGCCGGACGGCTTCGCCGCGCTGTGGGCCAATCCCGGGCCGCAAAATGCGCTCTACCGAGATGGCACCGAGGCGGTGACCGAGCTGGTCGGCGTCTTCATCAATGAACTGGAGATGGTCCGCGACATCAGGCTCAAGGGGTTTTTGGGCGGCAAGCCGGAAGCCGACAAGCCGAAGCAGGCGATCTACTGGCGTTCGCAAAACACCGCCAGGTCGCTGGCCGGCAATCTTTCCGGCGTCGACACACTGTTCGAGGCCTCGAAACTCGGCGACGCGCTGCAGCCCGATAACAGCTGGATGGCCGAGTCCATCCATATCCAGCTCGTCAACGGCGTCAGCACGGCCCAGTCCGTCAAGGGCCCGATTGACAAGGTCCTGGCCGATCCGGCGCAGCGCGCGAAGCTTGAGCACTTCGCGCTGATCAGCTCAAGCCTGTCGACCCTTTTCGGTACCAGGCTGACCACCGAATTCGGCCTGACCGCCGGTTTTTCCTCGCTCGATGGGGATTGA
- a CDS encoding di-heme oxidoredictase family protein gives MRRAIALLRRLRRAKRPPLQQDPRSTSSRGLSVLIIVAVTASAVAGTIEPAGLSATRTDLNPRDQARVIAITRPTTDFSKPEPFELMQGGAGTSTKEANRDAFSQSSANLSFEEEGDFKLGNALFRKNWVSSPSSTQASDGLGPLFNERACQNCHVKDGRGHPPEGDAGTTSMFLRLARDASTAEEKAARADRKVLNYPDPVYGSQLQELAVPGLRGEGRMHIDYQEQKVTLAGGAIVSLRNPTYSIANLGYGPLDPHTTLSPRLTPPMIGLGLIEQIAPADILARADPDDRDGDGISGRPNIVRDNQSGELTLGRFGWKAQSLSIRAQSADAFAGDIGISTPEVPKHWGDCTAAQKDCLAMPNGVQKRLGPVEAPPPVMDLVIFYAQNLAVPARRDLDNPQVLAGKKQFYEMGCISCHTPKFVTRRGTPNKAQAFQLIWPYSDFLLHDMGPGLADGQAVGDATGSEWRTPPLWGIGLTRTINGNTFFLHDGRARNLTEAILWHGGEGQKARDRFAAADAADRDALIKFLEAL, from the coding sequence ATGCGGCGCGCCATAGCATTGTTGCGCCGCCTGCGGCGGGCCAAGCGCCCTCCGCTCCAGCAGGACCCGCGATCGACATCGTCTCGCGGGCTTTCCGTCCTCATTATAGTGGCGGTTACCGCGTCGGCTGTGGCCGGCACTATCGAACCGGCCGGCCTCTCGGCCACTCGTACTGATCTCAACCCCAGGGATCAGGCGCGCGTCATTGCCATCACCAGGCCGACCACTGATTTCTCCAAGCCCGAGCCGTTCGAACTCATGCAAGGCGGCGCCGGCACCTCCACGAAGGAGGCCAACCGCGACGCCTTCTCGCAATCCTCGGCCAACCTCTCTTTCGAGGAAGAGGGAGATTTCAAACTCGGCAACGCGCTTTTCCGCAAGAACTGGGTGTCATCGCCGTCATCGACACAGGCATCGGACGGGCTTGGCCCGTTGTTCAATGAGCGGGCCTGCCAGAATTGCCATGTGAAGGATGGCCGCGGTCATCCGCCCGAAGGCGACGCGGGCACAACGTCGATGTTTCTGCGGCTGGCGCGTGACGCCAGCACGGCGGAAGAGAAGGCGGCACGCGCCGATCGCAAGGTGCTGAACTATCCCGATCCGGTCTATGGCTCGCAACTCCAGGAACTGGCTGTTCCCGGCCTGCGCGGGGAAGGCCGGATGCATATCGACTACCAGGAACAGAAGGTGACGCTGGCCGGTGGCGCCATCGTCTCGCTGCGCAACCCCACCTATTCGATCGCCAATCTTGGCTATGGCCCACTTGATCCGCACACCACGCTGTCGCCGCGCCTGACACCGCCGATGATCGGGCTTGGCCTCATCGAGCAGATCGCGCCGGCTGACATCCTGGCGCGTGCCGACCCGGACGACAGGGATGGCGACGGCATTTCTGGTCGGCCCAACATCGTTCGCGATAATCAGAGCGGCGAACTGACGCTTGGCCGTTTCGGCTGGAAGGCGCAGAGCCTGTCGATCCGCGCGCAATCGGCGGACGCCTTCGCCGGTGATATCGGCATCTCGACGCCGGAAGTGCCGAAACACTGGGGCGACTGCACCGCCGCTCAGAAGGATTGCCTCGCCATGCCGAATGGCGTGCAGAAGCGGCTGGGTCCGGTCGAGGCACCGCCGCCGGTGATGGATCTTGTCATCTTCTATGCGCAGAATCTCGCCGTGCCGGCACGGCGAGACCTCGACAACCCTCAGGTGCTTGCCGGCAAGAAACAGTTCTACGAGATGGGCTGCATTTCGTGCCATACGCCGAAATTCGTCACCCGCCGCGGCACGCCCAACAAGGCGCAGGCCTTCCAGCTGATCTGGCCCTATTCCGATTTCCTGTTGCACGACATGGGGCCTGGCCTTGCTGATGGCCAGGCGGTGGGTGATGCCACAGGCAGCGAGTGGCGCACGCCGCCGCTTTGGGGCATCGGCCTGACGCGGACCATTAACGGGAATACGTTCTTCCTGCATGACGGGCGCGCCCGCAACCTGACCGAAGCAATCCTGTGGCATGGCGGTGAAGGGCAGAAGGCACGCGACCGCTTTGCCGCCGCCGATGCCGCCGATCGTGATGCACTGATCAAATTCCTGGAGGCACTGTGA
- the bfr gene encoding bacterioferritin, producing MKGEKQIIERLNEALFLELGAVNQYWVHFRLLEDWGYAKLAKKERAESIEEMHHADRLVARIIFLEGHPNLQSVAPLRIGQNVKEVLESDLAGEYDARTAYKRSREICNEAGDYVTMKLFEELLADEEGHIDFLETQLDLLASIGEEKYGLLNAAAADEAE from the coding sequence ATGAAAGGCGAAAAGCAGATCATCGAGCGGCTTAACGAGGCTCTTTTTCTGGAGCTTGGAGCCGTCAATCAGTATTGGGTGCATTTCCGTCTGCTGGAAGACTGGGGATACGCCAAGCTGGCGAAGAAGGAACGCGCGGAATCGATCGAGGAGATGCACCATGCCGACAGGCTCGTGGCCCGCATCATTTTCCTCGAGGGACATCCTAATCTGCAGTCGGTTGCGCCGTTGCGCATCGGACAGAATGTGAAGGAAGTGCTCGAATCCGACCTTGCCGGCGAGTATGACGCGCGCACCGCCTACAAGCGGTCACGCGAGATCTGCAATGAAGCGGGCGACTACGTGACGATGAAGCTGTTCGAGGAATTGCTGGCCGACGAGGAAGGACACATCGACTTCCTCGAAACGCAGCTCGACCTGCTCGCCTCGATCGGCGAGGAAAAATACGGCCTGCTTAACGCGGCGGCAGCCGACGAAGCGGAATAA
- a CDS encoding (2Fe-2S)-binding protein, with product MLICHCNIITEKEIEQTIVGLLDQDPWQLIVPAKIYHAMQKRGRCCGCFPNVVETIIRVTENYHARSEASGVDIISHLDRVRGLRVQYGSRTDERRKADHRAA from the coding sequence ATGCTGATCTGCCATTGCAACATCATCACCGAGAAGGAAATTGAGCAGACGATCGTCGGGCTGCTGGATCAGGACCCCTGGCAGCTCATCGTGCCGGCGAAGATCTATCATGCCATGCAGAAGCGCGGTCGCTGTTGCGGCTGCTTCCCAAATGTGGTGGAAACGATCATTCGGGTAACCGAAAATTACCACGCTCGCTCGGAGGCGAGCGGCGTGGATATCATTTCACACCTGGATCGCGTCAGAGGCCTGCGCGTCCAATACGGGAGCAGAACTGATGAAAGGCGAAAAGCAGATCATCGAGCGGCTTAA
- a CDS encoding imelysin family protein, translated as MTARYGGRFAAVGATALLTAAVFVLPAKAETDAKAVIKTYADIGLAKYEDALITAQTLDKAVDALLAKPSVETLSAARDAWKASRVPYQQTEVYRFGNKVVDDWEGEVNSWPLDEGLIDYVAKSYGTESDANSLYAANVIANKEIEINGKKVDASNLTPEFLSGTLQQAGGIEANVATGYHAIEFLLWGQDLHGTGPGAGERPYTDYDLKNCTGGNCDRRAQYLKSATDLLVSDLRKMVGDWKEGGAARKNLVDGEPNTAISIIFTGMGSLSYGELAGERMKLGLLLHDPEEEQDCFSDNTYNSHLYDAIGIRAAYHASYKRLDGTVVEGPSVAAMVRAADPAIDKELSDKLDVTVAKMEAIKARAEAGEAYDQQIAEGNTEGNATVQAAINALIDQTKSIERAVGTLKLNAIAFEGSDSLDAPDKVFK; from the coding sequence ATGACAGCACGATATGGCGGCAGGTTTGCCGCGGTCGGTGCCACGGCACTGCTGACGGCAGCGGTGTTCGTGCTGCCGGCAAAGGCGGAAACCGATGCGAAGGCGGTCATCAAGACCTATGCCGACATCGGGCTGGCCAAATACGAGGATGCGCTGATCACGGCGCAGACACTCGACAAGGCTGTCGATGCGCTGCTGGCAAAGCCGTCGGTGGAGACGTTGAGTGCCGCTCGCGACGCCTGGAAGGCATCACGCGTCCCTTATCAGCAGACCGAGGTCTACCGTTTCGGCAACAAGGTCGTCGACGACTGGGAAGGCGAGGTGAATTCCTGGCCGCTGGACGAAGGCCTGATCGACTATGTCGCAAAGAGCTACGGCACCGAGTCGGACGCGAATTCGCTCTATGCAGCCAACGTGATCGCCAACAAGGAGATAGAGATCAACGGCAAGAAGGTCGATGCGTCGAACCTGACGCCGGAGTTCCTGTCAGGCACGCTGCAGCAGGCCGGCGGCATCGAAGCCAATGTCGCGACAGGCTACCATGCGATCGAATTCCTGCTGTGGGGCCAGGATCTGCACGGTACCGGTCCGGGCGCCGGCGAGCGTCCCTATACCGACTACGATCTCAAGAACTGCACGGGCGGCAATTGCGACCGCCGCGCCCAGTATCTGAAGTCGGCGACGGACCTCTTGGTTTCGGATCTGCGGAAAATGGTCGGCGACTGGAAAGAGGGCGGCGCTGCACGCAAGAACCTTGTCGACGGCGAGCCGAACACCGCCATCTCGATCATCTTCACCGGCATGGGTTCGCTGTCCTATGGCGAACTGGCCGGCGAGCGCATGAAACTCGGCCTGTTGCTGCACGACCCGGAAGAGGAGCAGGATTGCTTCTCCGACAACACCTACAACTCCCATCTCTATGACGCCATCGGCATCCGCGCCGCCTACCACGCGAGCTACAAGCGTCTCGATGGCACCGTCGTTGAAGGGCCTTCAGTGGCCGCCATGGTAAGAGCAGCCGATCCTGCGATCGACAAGGAACTGTCGGACAAGCTGGACGTCACTGTCGCCAAGATGGAAGCCATCAAGGCGCGGGCCGAGGCGGGTGAAGCCTATGACCAGCAGATCGCGGAAGGCAACACGGAAGGCAACGCCACCGTGCAGGCGGCGATCAACGCGCTGATCGACCAGACCAAGTCGATCGAACGCGCCGTTGGCACGCTGAAGCTCAACGCCATTGCCTTCGAGGGCTCCGACAGCCTTGATGCGCCCGACAAGGTGTTCAAGTAG
- a CDS encoding NAD(P)/FAD-dependent oxidoreductase, giving the protein MKNGVVIVGAGHAGVQAAASLREDGYDGPVILVGDENELPYHKPPLSKTFIKDAEAKPQPLRGEAFYSNNAIDYRPGIRIDRIDTGRRSLDIAGGGALAFDHLILATGSRPRLPPLPGADLSGVLSLRSIADARLIRALSAQSDEVVILGGGFIGLEIAATLRAAGRTVTVVEAVERLLGRAVAPVVASHVRQRLEAMGVRILTGTTIARLEGEGGHVSAAITSTGERLPARMVIVGIGAVPNVELAQAAGLTVANGIRVDHQMRSSAAEILAIGDAASYRHWFTGGDVRLESVQNATDQARLAARTITGHADSYSAVPWFWSDIGDMKLQMVGLTSGGDSHVVLGDLAENKFSIYHYAGDRLLGIESVNRPGDHMLGRKMLGAGFSPTPRTVEMGPDGLKAALAAFQIEPARVAG; this is encoded by the coding sequence ATGAAGAACGGCGTGGTCATTGTCGGTGCGGGTCATGCGGGCGTGCAAGCGGCCGCAAGTCTGCGCGAGGACGGCTATGATGGCCCGGTCATTCTCGTCGGCGACGAGAACGAGCTGCCCTATCACAAGCCGCCACTGTCGAAGACCTTCATCAAGGACGCCGAGGCAAAGCCGCAGCCGTTGCGCGGTGAAGCCTTTTATTCCAACAACGCCATCGATTACCGGCCTGGCATCAGGATCGACCGGATCGACACTGGGCGCCGCAGCCTCGACATCGCCGGCGGCGGCGCTCTTGCCTTCGACCATCTGATCCTGGCGACCGGATCGCGTCCGCGCCTGCCGCCATTGCCTGGTGCTGATCTTTCCGGCGTCCTGTCGTTGCGCTCGATTGCCGATGCGAGGCTGATCCGTGCGCTCAGCGCACAGAGCGACGAGGTCGTCATTCTGGGCGGCGGCTTCATCGGGCTGGAGATCGCCGCGACGCTGCGGGCGGCCGGCCGTACGGTGACCGTGGTCGAAGCCGTCGAACGGTTGCTCGGCCGCGCGGTGGCGCCGGTCGTGGCAAGCCATGTCCGGCAACGGCTGGAAGCGATGGGCGTACGTATTCTCACCGGCACCACCATTGCCAGGCTTGAAGGCGAAGGCGGTCATGTCTCGGCTGCGATCACCTCGACCGGCGAAAGGCTACCGGCGCGCATGGTCATCGTTGGCATTGGCGCCGTGCCGAATGTCGAACTGGCGCAGGCCGCCGGTCTCACTGTCGCCAACGGTATCCGCGTCGATCATCAGATGCGCAGCTCGGCGGCGGAAATCCTGGCGATCGGCGACGCAGCCTCCTACCGCCACTGGTTCACTGGAGGCGATGTGCGGCTGGAATCAGTGCAGAACGCCACCGACCAGGCCCGCCTGGCGGCGCGCACCATCACCGGCCATGCCGACTCCTATTCGGCGGTGCCATGGTTCTGGTCCGATATAGGCGACATGAAACTGCAGATGGTCGGGCTGACCTCGGGCGGCGACAGCCATGTCGTGCTGGGTGATCTCGCCGAGAACAAATTCTCGATCTACCACTATGCCGGAGACCGGCTGCTCGGCATTGAATCCGTCAACCGTCCTGGTGACCACATGCTTGGCCGCAAGATGCTCGGCGCCGGCTTCTCGCCGACGCCGCGGACTGTCGAGATGGGACCTGATGGGCTGAAGGCGGCCTTGGCCGCCTTCCAGATCGAACCAGCCCGCGTGGCCGGTTAG